One genomic window of Eptesicus fuscus isolate TK198812 chromosome 6, DD_ASM_mEF_20220401, whole genome shotgun sequence includes the following:
- the LOC103301151 gene encoding zinc finger protein 791-like: MDSVAFEDVNVEFTMEEWAFLDPTQKKLYADVMLETFWNLASVACILEEKCEGHDSEDQYENHGMSLSSHMVERLYTRKDGSQCRENFSQIPNYNEKKETPTEIKQHKSRLCRQIFMGYLSLNNHLSSHIGPNLYLCQEYEENPYKCKEPEKAFKHHQHIQRHAGSPSGKAFHYSASLRNHERMHIVGKPSESKQCGKAFSRLIYFKLHKNTHSGENPYQSKQCGKAFHSPKYSQENERTYNGEKPYQCKKSGKAFSSTCLRNHERTHPGEKPYEYKECGKVFSWLSSLETHKRSHDRKKPHECKECGKTFSYPSFLRIHERTHTGEKPFECKLCGKVFSYSTSLQYHKRTHTGEKPYECNQCGKAFSSPSDLQRHARIHTGVKPYECEHCAKGFSYPDSLRDHERTHTGEKPYQCKQCGKAFRYPKSCRSHERIHTGKKPYVCQQCGKHFSFSTSLRNHEKMHTGEKPYECKQCRKTFRYSASLRNHERMHTGEKIYECKECEKAFFSTKCLREHEKTHYGKKPHECNECGKTFLYPSFLRNHERMHTGEKPYECNHCGKAFSYSTSLRCHERTHSGEKLYECKDCGKAFSFPKSLRKHGRTHTGEKPYDVSNVGNLQFVSHILEDIKEDMIEIIFMRGAGLGPGVVGGGTRVQEKPFPQLAASHSSVGQLLLQIWKLKENDAI; this comes from the exons GACTCAGTGGCCTTTGAGGATGTTAATGTGGAGTTCACCATGGAGGAGTGGGCTTTCCTGGATCCCACCCAGAAGAAACTCTATGCAGATGTGATGCTGGAAACCTTCTGGAACCTGGCATCAGTAG catgtattttagaagaaaaatgtgaAGGCCATGACAGTGAAGATCAGTATGAAAATCATGGGATGAGTCTTAG CAGTCATATGGTAGAGAGACTCTATACAAGGAAGGATGGTAGTCAATGCAGAGAAAACTTCAGCCAGATTCcaaattataatgaaaagaaggaaactcctactgaaataaaacaacataaatctAGGTTGTGTAGGCAAATCTTCATGGGTTATTTATCCTTGAATAACCACCTGAGCTCTCACATTGGACCCAACCTATACCTGTGTCAGGAATATGAAGAAAACCCTTATAAATGTAAGGAACCTGAGAAAGCTTTCAAGCATCACCAACATATTCAAAGACATGCAGGCAGCCCCAGTGGGAAAGCTTTCCACTATTCAGCTTCCCTTAGAAATCATGAAAGGATGCATATTGTTGGGAAACCATCTGAGTctaagcaatgtgggaaagcctttagtcGTCTCATTTACTTTAAACTTCATAAAAACACTCATAGTGGAGAGAATCCATATCAAAGTAAACAATGTGGCAAAGCTTTCCATTCTCCCAAGTACtctcaagaaaatgaaagaacatacaatggagaaaagcccTATCAATGTAAGAAATCTGGTAAAGCTTTCAGTTCCACTTGTCTAAGAAATCATGAAAGAACACATCCTGGTGAGAAACCTTATGAATATAAGGAATGTGGGAAAGTTTTCAGTTGGCTCAGCTCTCTTGAAACACATAAAAGAAGTCATGACAGAAAGAAGCctcatgaatgtaaggaatgtggtaaaacaTTTTCTTATCCCTCTTTCCTTAGAATTCATGAAAGAACTCATACTGGGGAAAAGCCCTTTGAATGTAAGCTTTGTGGTAAAGTTTTTTCTTATTCAACTTCCCTCCAATATCATAAAAGAActcatactggggaaaaaccctatgaatgtaatcaatgtgggaaagccttcagttcTCCCA GTGACCTCCAACGTCATGCAAGAATTCATACTGGGGTAAAACCCTATGAATGTGAGCATTGTGCTAAAGGTTTCTCTTATCCAGATTCCCTCCGAGATCATGAAAGAActcatactggggaaaaaccgtatcaatgtaagcaatgtggaaaagccttcaggTATCCAAAGTCCTGTCGAAGTCATGAAAGAATACACACTGGGAAAAAGCCCTATGTATGTCAGCAATGTGGTAAGCATTTTAGTTTTTCCACATCTCTTAGAAATCATGAAAAAATGCATACTggggagaaaccctatgaatgtaagcaatgtaGGAAAACTTTCAGGTATTCTGCTTCTCTTCGAAATCATGAAAGAATGCACACTGGGGAGAAAAtctatgaatgtaaggaatgtgagAAAGCTTTCTTTTCTACCAAATGTCTTAGAGAACATGAAAAAACTCATTATGGAAAGAAGCCTCATGAATGCAATGAATGTGGTAAAACATTCCTTTATCCCTCTTTCCTTAGAAATCATGAAAGAATGcatactggggaaaaaccctatgaatgtaaccATTGTGGTAAAGCTTTCTCTTATTCAACTTCCCTCCGATGTCATGAAAGAACTC ACAGTGGGGAAAAACTCTATGAATGTAAGGATTGTGGTAAAGCTTTCAGTTTTCCCAAGTCTCTTAGAAAGCATGGAAGAACGCATACTGGGGAAAAACCTTATgatgtaagcaatgtgggaaacCTTCAGTTTGTATCACACATCTTGGAAGACATAAAAGAAGACATGATAGAAATAATCTTCATGAGAGGagccggcctggggcctggggttgTAGGAGGAggcaccagg GTGCAAGAGAAGCCCTTCCCCCAACTTGCAGCCAGTCACAGCTCAGTTGGACAACTGCTCCTCCAGATTTGGAAGCTCAAAGAAAACGATGCCATCTAA